The following coding sequences lie in one Arachis hypogaea cultivar Tifrunner chromosome 9, arahy.Tifrunner.gnm2.J5K5, whole genome shotgun sequence genomic window:
- the LOC112710919 gene encoding uncharacterized protein isoform X2: protein MAQTIFHFIGTPPPLLPPSNSKLQLRRNHVFQCQCFSNTSSNSNSNGSAPNSRRKSSNSETETPPILKAAVSAVTELLRLFSPSNQASSLSQDTEEFRDEFPLSSVDDVLNIIQSDYDKAYFVTGRELYARNLKLLVPFFDCASIRLHKIEKDVDSETNFVLATWKLRTNLNLPWRPLISIDGSTYYELDKDFKIVRHVESWNVSAREAILQIFTFTSEITGV from the exons ATGGCTCAAACAATATTCCACTTCATTGGAACACCTCCTCCTCTTCTCCCACCTTCAAATTCCAAG TTGCAGTTGAGAAGGAATCACGTGTTCCAATGCCAGTGTTTCTCAAATACAAGCAGTAACAGTAACAGTAACGGTAGCGCACCGAATAGTAGAAGAAAGAGTTCTAACTCAGAAACCGAAACACCTCCGATACTCAAAGCTGCAGTGAGTGCAGTGACGGAGCTCTTGAGGCTCTTCTCCCCTTCAAATCAAGCAAG CTCTTTGAGCCAAGATACCGAGGAATTCCGAGATGAATTCCCTCTTTCTAGCGTTGATGATGTCCTAAACATCATCCAGTCTGATTATGACAAAGCTTATTTTGTTacag GTAGGGAGCTATATGCACGCAACCTGAAATTGCTCGTTCCCTTCTTTGACTGTGCATCAATTAGACTGCACAAGATTGAGAAG GATGTCGATTCTGAAACAAACTTTGTGCTAGCAACTTGGAAACTAAG GACCAACTTGAACCTTCCTTGGAGACCTCTGATTTCAATTGATGGAAGCACATATTATGAATTAGATAAAGATTTCAAA ATTGTTAGACATGTTGAGAGTTGGAATGTTTCTGCACGTGAAGCAATATTGCAGATTTTCACCTTTACCTCTGAAATCACCGGTGTTTGA
- the LOC112710919 gene encoding uncharacterized protein isoform X1, translating into MAQTIFHFIGTPPPLLPPSNSKLQLRRNHVFQCQCFSNTSSNSNSNGSAPNSRRKSSNSETETPPILKAAVSAVTELLRLFSPSNQASSLSQDTEEFRDEFPLSSVDDVLNIIQSDYDKAYFVTGNFTNSIYAENCIFEDPTIKFRGRELYARNLKLLVPFFDCASIRLHKIEKDVDSETNFVLATWKLRTNLNLPWRPLISIDGSTYYELDKDFKIVRHVESWNVSAREAILQIFTFTSEITGV; encoded by the exons ATGGCTCAAACAATATTCCACTTCATTGGAACACCTCCTCCTCTTCTCCCACCTTCAAATTCCAAG TTGCAGTTGAGAAGGAATCACGTGTTCCAATGCCAGTGTTTCTCAAATACAAGCAGTAACAGTAACAGTAACGGTAGCGCACCGAATAGTAGAAGAAAGAGTTCTAACTCAGAAACCGAAACACCTCCGATACTCAAAGCTGCAGTGAGTGCAGTGACGGAGCTCTTGAGGCTCTTCTCCCCTTCAAATCAAGCAAG CTCTTTGAGCCAAGATACCGAGGAATTCCGAGATGAATTCCCTCTTTCTAGCGTTGATGATGTCCTAAACATCATCCAGTCTGATTATGACAAAGCTTATTTTGTTacag GAAACTTCACCAATTCAATTTATGCCGAAAACTGTATCTTTGAAGATCCAACTATTAAATTTCGTG GTAGGGAGCTATATGCACGCAACCTGAAATTGCTCGTTCCCTTCTTTGACTGTGCATCAATTAGACTGCACAAGATTGAGAAG GATGTCGATTCTGAAACAAACTTTGTGCTAGCAACTTGGAAACTAAG GACCAACTTGAACCTTCCTTGGAGACCTCTGATTTCAATTGATGGAAGCACATATTATGAATTAGATAAAGATTTCAAA ATTGTTAGACATGTTGAGAGTTGGAATGTTTCTGCACGTGAAGCAATATTGCAGATTTTCACCTTTACCTCTGAAATCACCGGTGTTTGA
- the LOC112710919 gene encoding uncharacterized protein isoform X3, whose translation MAQTIFHFIGTPPPLLPPSNSKLQLRRNHVFQCQCFSNTSSNSNSNGSAPNSRRKSSNSETETPPILKAAVSAVTELLRLFSPSNQASSLSQDTEEFRDEFPLSSVDDVLNIIQSDYDKAYFVTGNFTNSIYAENCIFEDPTIKFRGRELYARNLKLLVPFFDCASIRLHKIEKDQLEPSLETSDFN comes from the exons ATGGCTCAAACAATATTCCACTTCATTGGAACACCTCCTCCTCTTCTCCCACCTTCAAATTCCAAG TTGCAGTTGAGAAGGAATCACGTGTTCCAATGCCAGTGTTTCTCAAATACAAGCAGTAACAGTAACAGTAACGGTAGCGCACCGAATAGTAGAAGAAAGAGTTCTAACTCAGAAACCGAAACACCTCCGATACTCAAAGCTGCAGTGAGTGCAGTGACGGAGCTCTTGAGGCTCTTCTCCCCTTCAAATCAAGCAAG CTCTTTGAGCCAAGATACCGAGGAATTCCGAGATGAATTCCCTCTTTCTAGCGTTGATGATGTCCTAAACATCATCCAGTCTGATTATGACAAAGCTTATTTTGTTacag GAAACTTCACCAATTCAATTTATGCCGAAAACTGTATCTTTGAAGATCCAACTATTAAATTTCGTG GTAGGGAGCTATATGCACGCAACCTGAAATTGCTCGTTCCCTTCTTTGACTGTGCATCAATTAGACTGCACAAGATTGAGAAG GACCAACTTGAACCTTCCTTGGAGACCTCTGATTTCAATTGA